A window from Erythrolamprus reginae isolate rEryReg1 chromosome 11, rEryReg1.hap1, whole genome shotgun sequence encodes these proteins:
- the CLPTM1 gene encoding putative lipid scramblase CLPTM1 isoform X1 — translation MAAPETEVVAAAGPATGLGQQLASNGTAGGGEGVVETQQPNQPQQQAPNAWQIIKGVLFRIFIIWAISSWFRRGPTTQDPSTPGGAPRAPSRNLFPKDTLMDLHVFISEHEHFTDFNATSALFWEQRDLVYGDWTSGENSDGCYERYTELEIPESVQHNGSIYIHVYFTKSGFHPDPKQKNLYRRLSTVHTSRMINKYKRRRFLKTKNLLTGETEADPEMIKRAEDFGPIEVISHWHPNLTINIVDDHTPWVKGSVPPPLDQYVKFDAVSGDYYPILYFNDYWNLQKDYYPINETVERLPFRLSYCPLSLWRWQLYAAQNSKSPWNFLGEDLYGQSDEEQDSVKVALLETNPYLLALTIVVSIVHSIFEFLAFKNDIQFWNSRQSLEGLSVRSVFFGVFQSLVVLLYILDNETNFVVQVSVFFGLLIDLWKITKVMDVRLDRENKIAGIFPRLTFKDKSTYIETSTKVYDDMAFRYLSWILFPLLGCYAVYSLLYMEHKGWYSWILSMLYGFLLTFGFITMTPQLFINYKLKSVAHLPWRMLTYKALNTFIDDLFAFVIKMPMMYRIGCLRDDVVFFIYLYQRWIYRVDPTRVNEFGISGEDPAGRTTPTPSIAQPDGIPAVLASSPPEAKAEGPADAATERGAGETPAANPGGSPAAETLPAKTAEEKKKD, via the exons ATGGCGGCGCCGGAGACGGAGGTGGTAGCAGCCGCAGGGCCGGCAACCGGCCTCGGACAG CAGCTGGCGAGCAATGGCACTGCGGGAGGCGGCGAAGGGGTCGTCGAGACTCAGCAGCCGAACCAGCCCCAACAACAAGCCCCGAATGCCTGGCAGATCATCAAAGGCGTCTTATTCAG AATCTTTATTATCTGGGCCATCAGTAGCTGGTTTCGCCGTGGTCCAACAACCCAGGATCCATCCACCCCCGGTGGGGCTCCCAGGGCACCAAGCCGCAATCTCTTCCCTAAAGACACTTTAATG GATCTTCATGTGTTCATATCCGAACACGAGCACTTTACCGACTTCAACGCAACGTCGGCGTTGTTTTGGGAACAGCGAGATCTGGTCTACGGAGACTGGACTAGTGGAGAGAATTCGGATGGCTGCTACGAACGTTACACCGAGTTGGAAATCCCTGAG AGCGTCCAGCACAACGGTTCCATTTACATCCACGTGTACTTTACGAAAAGTGGGTTCCACCCTGATCCCAAGCAGAAGAACCTCTACCGCCGCCTTTCCACAGTTCACACATCTCGAA TGATCAACAAGTATAAACGTAGACGCTTTCTGAAAACCAAGAACCTACTAACCGGGGAAACGGAAGCGGATCCCGAAATGATAAAA AGAGCTGAGGACTTCGGCCCCATAGAGGTGATCTCGCACTGGCACCCCAACCTCACCATCAACATTGTGGATGACCACACCCCGTGGGTCAAGGGCAGCGTTCCTCCCCCTCTGGATCAGT atgtgaAGTTCGACGCCGTGAGCGGCGACTACTACCCCATCCTCTACTTCAACGACTACTGGAACTTGCAAAAGGATTACTACCCCATTAATGAGACGGTGGAGCGCTTGCCCTTCCGCCTCTCTTACTGCCCGCTCTCGCTCTGGCGGTGGCAGCTGTATGCCGCCCAGAATAGCAAATCGCCTTGGAATTTCCTCGGGGAGGACTTGTATGGACAATCCGACGAGGAGCAGGACTCTGTCAAG GTGGCTCTGTTGGAAACGAACCCTTACTTGTTGGCTCTGACGATCGTTGTTTCCATTGTGCACAGTATTTTTGAGTTCCTGGCTTTCAAGAACG ATATTCAGTTCTGGAACAGCAGGCAGTCCCTGGAGGGCCTCTCCGTCCGGTCGGTCTTCTTTGGGGTGTTCCAGTCCCTCGTGGTCCTCCTCTACATCCTGGATAACGAAACAAACTTTGTGGTGCAAGTCAGCGTCTTCTTCGGTCTGCTCATCGATCTCTGGAAGATCACAAAAGTGATGGATGTCCGG CTGGATCGCGAGAACAAAATTGCCGGGATTTTCCCACGCTTAACGTTCAAGGACAAATCGACCTACATCGAAACGTCGACCAAAGTCTACGACGAT ATGGCCTTTCGGTACCTTTCCTGGATCCTTTTCCCCCTGCTGGGTTGTTACGCTGTATACAGCCTGCTCTACATGGAGCACAAAGGCTGGTATTCCTGGATCCTGAGCATGCTCTATGGCTTCCTGCTGACCTTTG gcttcatCACCATGACGCCCCAGCTCTTCATCAACTACAAGCTGAAGTCGGTGGCTCACCTGCCTTGGAGGATGCTCACCTACAAGGCCCTCAACACCTTCATCGACGACCTCTTCGCCTTCGTCATCAAAATGCCGATGATGTACAGGATAGGCTGCCTTCGCGACG aTGTCGTGTTCTTCATTTACCTGTACCAAAGGTGGATCTACCGGGTCGACCCAACTCGCGTCAACGAGTTTGGGATCAGTGGGGAAGACCCAGCCGGCAGGACAACGCCGACGCCCAGTATAGCTCAGCCGGACGGTATCCCTGCAGTGTTGGCCAGCAGCCCACCGGAGGCTAAAGCCGAGGGTCCCGCCGACGCGGCAACAGAGAGAGGTGCCGGAGAGACCCCCGCCGCCAATCCAGGGGGCTCTCCCGCTGCCGAAACCCTCCCGGCCAAAACGgcggaagagaagaagaaagattaA
- the CLPTM1 gene encoding putative lipid scramblase CLPTM1 isoform X2: MAAPETEVVAAAGPATGLGQLASNGTAGGGEGVVETQQPNQPQQQAPNAWQIIKGVLFRIFIIWAISSWFRRGPTTQDPSTPGGAPRAPSRNLFPKDTLMDLHVFISEHEHFTDFNATSALFWEQRDLVYGDWTSGENSDGCYERYTELEIPESVQHNGSIYIHVYFTKSGFHPDPKQKNLYRRLSTVHTSRMINKYKRRRFLKTKNLLTGETEADPEMIKRAEDFGPIEVISHWHPNLTINIVDDHTPWVKGSVPPPLDQYVKFDAVSGDYYPILYFNDYWNLQKDYYPINETVERLPFRLSYCPLSLWRWQLYAAQNSKSPWNFLGEDLYGQSDEEQDSVKVALLETNPYLLALTIVVSIVHSIFEFLAFKNDIQFWNSRQSLEGLSVRSVFFGVFQSLVVLLYILDNETNFVVQVSVFFGLLIDLWKITKVMDVRLDRENKIAGIFPRLTFKDKSTYIETSTKVYDDMAFRYLSWILFPLLGCYAVYSLLYMEHKGWYSWILSMLYGFLLTFGFITMTPQLFINYKLKSVAHLPWRMLTYKALNTFIDDLFAFVIKMPMMYRIGCLRDDVVFFIYLYQRWIYRVDPTRVNEFGISGEDPAGRTTPTPSIAQPDGIPAVLASSPPEAKAEGPADAATERGAGETPAANPGGSPAAETLPAKTAEEKKKD; this comes from the exons ATGGCGGCGCCGGAGACGGAGGTGGTAGCAGCCGCAGGGCCGGCAACCGGCCTCGGACAG CTGGCGAGCAATGGCACTGCGGGAGGCGGCGAAGGGGTCGTCGAGACTCAGCAGCCGAACCAGCCCCAACAACAAGCCCCGAATGCCTGGCAGATCATCAAAGGCGTCTTATTCAG AATCTTTATTATCTGGGCCATCAGTAGCTGGTTTCGCCGTGGTCCAACAACCCAGGATCCATCCACCCCCGGTGGGGCTCCCAGGGCACCAAGCCGCAATCTCTTCCCTAAAGACACTTTAATG GATCTTCATGTGTTCATATCCGAACACGAGCACTTTACCGACTTCAACGCAACGTCGGCGTTGTTTTGGGAACAGCGAGATCTGGTCTACGGAGACTGGACTAGTGGAGAGAATTCGGATGGCTGCTACGAACGTTACACCGAGTTGGAAATCCCTGAG AGCGTCCAGCACAACGGTTCCATTTACATCCACGTGTACTTTACGAAAAGTGGGTTCCACCCTGATCCCAAGCAGAAGAACCTCTACCGCCGCCTTTCCACAGTTCACACATCTCGAA TGATCAACAAGTATAAACGTAGACGCTTTCTGAAAACCAAGAACCTACTAACCGGGGAAACGGAAGCGGATCCCGAAATGATAAAA AGAGCTGAGGACTTCGGCCCCATAGAGGTGATCTCGCACTGGCACCCCAACCTCACCATCAACATTGTGGATGACCACACCCCGTGGGTCAAGGGCAGCGTTCCTCCCCCTCTGGATCAGT atgtgaAGTTCGACGCCGTGAGCGGCGACTACTACCCCATCCTCTACTTCAACGACTACTGGAACTTGCAAAAGGATTACTACCCCATTAATGAGACGGTGGAGCGCTTGCCCTTCCGCCTCTCTTACTGCCCGCTCTCGCTCTGGCGGTGGCAGCTGTATGCCGCCCAGAATAGCAAATCGCCTTGGAATTTCCTCGGGGAGGACTTGTATGGACAATCCGACGAGGAGCAGGACTCTGTCAAG GTGGCTCTGTTGGAAACGAACCCTTACTTGTTGGCTCTGACGATCGTTGTTTCCATTGTGCACAGTATTTTTGAGTTCCTGGCTTTCAAGAACG ATATTCAGTTCTGGAACAGCAGGCAGTCCCTGGAGGGCCTCTCCGTCCGGTCGGTCTTCTTTGGGGTGTTCCAGTCCCTCGTGGTCCTCCTCTACATCCTGGATAACGAAACAAACTTTGTGGTGCAAGTCAGCGTCTTCTTCGGTCTGCTCATCGATCTCTGGAAGATCACAAAAGTGATGGATGTCCGG CTGGATCGCGAGAACAAAATTGCCGGGATTTTCCCACGCTTAACGTTCAAGGACAAATCGACCTACATCGAAACGTCGACCAAAGTCTACGACGAT ATGGCCTTTCGGTACCTTTCCTGGATCCTTTTCCCCCTGCTGGGTTGTTACGCTGTATACAGCCTGCTCTACATGGAGCACAAAGGCTGGTATTCCTGGATCCTGAGCATGCTCTATGGCTTCCTGCTGACCTTTG gcttcatCACCATGACGCCCCAGCTCTTCATCAACTACAAGCTGAAGTCGGTGGCTCACCTGCCTTGGAGGATGCTCACCTACAAGGCCCTCAACACCTTCATCGACGACCTCTTCGCCTTCGTCATCAAAATGCCGATGATGTACAGGATAGGCTGCCTTCGCGACG aTGTCGTGTTCTTCATTTACCTGTACCAAAGGTGGATCTACCGGGTCGACCCAACTCGCGTCAACGAGTTTGGGATCAGTGGGGAAGACCCAGCCGGCAGGACAACGCCGACGCCCAGTATAGCTCAGCCGGACGGTATCCCTGCAGTGTTGGCCAGCAGCCCACCGGAGGCTAAAGCCGAGGGTCCCGCCGACGCGGCAACAGAGAGAGGTGCCGGAGAGACCCCCGCCGCCAATCCAGGGGGCTCTCCCGCTGCCGAAACCCTCCCGGCCAAAACGgcggaagagaagaagaaagattaA